A window from Pseudomonas sp. Tri1 encodes these proteins:
- a CDS encoding ABC transporter permease — protein MEHQPLTHPQSVAPMRPTRGISPTSRAWLFLSPSMLFLGVLIAASLLVLRMSVGTKGAEWSGFSLASYGQLLEPYYLKSLLLTLRLALISAVIAVLLAIPVAYTMSRLASPLLRRVFLAAVLLPLLVNLLLQSYGWLVILGPAGMLNQALMGLGLIKRPIMLLYNQNGVLMGLVQTAFPLAVLPIASAMRGVARSYEEAAATLGASRFQVFRQVVLPMSLPGIITGATLVFAYNASSFVVPLLLGGRRVPMLAVMVHDQIAPLMNWPAASAAGVVLIVTTLMIMTLSEYFTGRRRRMLEASQ, from the coding sequence ATGGAACACCAACCGTTAACCCATCCCCAGAGTGTTGCGCCCATGCGTCCAACCCGGGGCATTTCACCCACCAGCCGAGCCTGGCTTTTCCTGTCGCCGTCGATGTTGTTTCTCGGTGTGCTGATCGCTGCCAGCCTGTTGGTGCTGCGCATGAGCGTCGGCACCAAAGGCGCGGAGTGGAGTGGTTTCAGCCTCGCCAGTTACGGGCAGTTGCTGGAGCCCTATTACCTCAAGTCCCTGCTGCTGACCTTGCGCCTGGCATTGATTAGCGCGGTGATCGCCGTACTGTTGGCGATCCCCGTGGCCTACACCATGTCGCGCTTGGCTTCGCCGTTGTTGCGGCGGGTGTTCCTGGCGGCGGTGCTGCTGCCGTTGTTGGTCAACCTGCTGCTGCAAAGCTATGGCTGGCTGGTGATCCTCGGCCCGGCCGGCATGCTCAACCAGGCACTCATGGGCCTGGGCCTGATCAAGCGGCCGATCATGTTGCTGTACAACCAGAATGGTGTGTTGATGGGCCTGGTTCAGACGGCTTTTCCGCTGGCCGTGCTGCCCATCGCCAGCGCCATGCGTGGCGTTGCCCGTAGTTATGAAGAGGCTGCCGCCACCCTCGGCGCCAGCCGCTTCCAAGTGTTTCGCCAAGTGGTGCTGCCCATGAGCTTGCCGGGGATTATCACCGGCGCGACGCTGGTGTTTGCCTACAACGCCAGCAGCTTCGTCGTGCCGCTGCTGCTGGGCGGTCGACGGGTGCCGATGCTGGCGGTGATGGTTCACGACCAGATCGCCCCGTTGATGAACTGGCCCGCCGCGTCCGCCGCCGGGGTGGTGCTGATTGTCACCACGTTGATGATCA